A single Botrytis cinerea B05.10 chromosome 1, complete sequence DNA region contains:
- the Bcyoh1 gene encoding Bcyoh1 — protein sequence MSTLGIQHYDPRFDAGVRPSYTWPQFEMNEQFIQQHDLSPHMSPHMSPGQLSPYNELKPTPMYARAISDSPPRASLTPEQRELKRQRDHARRETKTRQRRERSLSNPYASNRTTPDMLPRTLPDHYSNPNSLAPTPLLSQGPPSHGLPSPSYLAPYSPQVSVTDTTPSDMYGPVFTMGPNDYTPISAYSAPYSMGGPDGTLPSYAPRPHSLSSASDQSSLGSIYVPHTHSLSPLTPLSSISHPSPLEPRDHVRVVQSRPKPQCWDHGCNGRQFSTFSNLLRHQREKSGVASKSSCPNCGAEFTRTTARNGHMAHEKCKQRRNS from the exons ATGTCTACTCTTGGTATTCAGCATTATGACCCACGGTTTGATGCCGGTGTACGGCCATCATACACTTGGCCTC AATTTGAGATGAACGAACAATTCATCCAACAACATGATTTGAGCCCACATATGAGCCCACATATGAGTCCTGGGCAACTATCACCGTACAACGAGCTTAAGCCAACACCAATGTACGCACGAGCCATTTCAGATAGCCCACCACGAGCAAGTCTCACGCCTGAACAGAGAGAATTGAAGCGTCAGCGCGACCATGCAAGGAGAGAAACGAAGACaaggcaaagaagagagaggtcTCTGAGCAACCCGTACGCATCAAACAGAACAACACCAGACATGTTACCACGAACTCTCCCAGATCACTATTCAAACCCTAATTCACTCGCTCCAACTCCACTCTTATCACAAGGTCCTCCCAGTCATGGCCTCCCCAGTCCATCTTACCTCGCACCATACTCACCACAAGTATCGGTGACTGATACTACACCTTCCGATATGTATGGTCCAGTCTTTACAATGGGTCCAAACGATTATACACCAATCTCAGCATATTCAGCACCATACTCAATGGGAGGCCCCGATGGTACCCTTCCCTCATATGC TCCTAGACCACACTCACTCTCATCTGCCTCCGATCAATCTAGCCTCGGCAGTATCTATGTACCACACACGCACTCGCTTTCCCCTTTGACTCCCCTCTCCTCGATATCTCATCCCTCGCCCCTCGAACCTCGCGATCACGTTCGTGTCGTGCAATCGCGACCCAAGCCTCAGTGTTGGGATCATGGCTGCAATGGCCGTCAATTCAGTACCTTCTCCAATCTTTTACGCCACCAACGTGAAAAATCAGGTGTAGCGAGTAAATCTTCATGCCCCAATTGCGGTGCCGAGTTCACAAGAACGACTGCTAGAAATGGCCATATGGCACATGAGAAATGTAAGCAGAGGAGAAACTCTTAA